The sequence below is a genomic window from Clostridium sp. BJN0001.
GGAATAGATTTTTCGCCCTGGTTTTGCTTTATACCCATTGTTGTAAAATTCTTGAAAAACACAGACGCCTTTCCAATTTAAACAGTCACAGAAATTTTTTCCTTGACACTGAGAACATATTATACATTCATTAGTTTCAGCAAGTTTACATGGACAGAATTCTGTACCACAGTCTATACAATCAATAACATGCTTTGTCATCATTACTCCTAAAAGTATTATTCCACTTTTTATAATATTAAAAAATAATATAAAAAATACCTAATATTTAGTTTTAGTATGTTTTTTGTGTTTAAAACAATGTAAAACAACACATATTAGATAATAATTAAGAATTTTCATTTTGTACATTTGTTTGATTATAGTACATTAAAAAAAATATGCTATAATAATAAAAAAGGGGGACATATGATGAAACGATATTTTGTTATTGTATATGGACGAGTTCAGGGAGTAGGTTTTAGATTCTTCTGTCAGTCCCATGCAAAACTTATGGATATAACAGGCTATGCTAAAAATTTAGATGATGGCAGTGTTGAACTTCAAATTCAAGGAAAAGAAAATAGCCTTTTAAAATTTTTAAATATAATAAAAAAAGGAAATAGATTTATAAGAGTAGAAGATATGTCTGTTGATGAAATAGATGTAATTGATGAATATAATTTTAAGAGTCTAGGATATTAGACTTTCTATTTATT
It includes:
- a CDS encoding acylphosphatase; the protein is MMKRYFVIVYGRVQGVGFRFFCQSHAKLMDITGYAKNLDDGSVELQIQGKENSLLKFLNIIKKGNRFIRVEDMSVDEIDVIDEYNFKSLGY